One Elusimicrobiota bacterium genomic region harbors:
- a CDS encoding DUF47 family protein, with protein MFFKFLPKEFNIFDLFDKQVGYAVDAAKYFKKIVSNGTVNAETRKTIHDIEHQGDEATHAIIEQLNKTFITPFDREDIHALAKEIDDIIDMLNTIVGRLVIYNLTGTDKNLVEFANVIEESVVNVAGAVKGLRNMKNFKAVKEYCVEVNRLENVGDSMRDKVLIDLFENEKNPIVVIKWKEIYQDAETVLDICEDVVNVVESILVKQV; from the coding sequence ATGTTTTTTAAGTTTCTTCCCAAAGAGTTTAACATTTTTGATTTATTTGATAAGCAGGTCGGTTATGCTGTTGATGCTGCAAAATATTTCAAAAAGATAGTGTCAAATGGTACTGTTAATGCAGAAACACGTAAAACGATACATGATATAGAACATCAGGGGGATGAAGCTACACATGCTATTATTGAACAGTTAAACAAAACCTTTATTACACCGTTTGACCGCGAAGATATTCATGCCCTGGCGAAAGAAATAGACGATATTATAGATATGCTTAACACAATTGTGGGCCGGTTAGTAATATATAATCTTACCGGCACAGATAAGAATCTAGTTGAATTTGCTAATGTAATTGAAGAATCTGTTGTTAATGTAGCCGGTGCTGTAAAGGGCTTGCGTAACATGAAAAACTTTAAAGCCGTTAAGGAATATTGTGTGGAAGTTAACCGTCTTGAAAATGTCGGCGATTCAATGAGGGATAAAGTACTTATAGATTTGTTTGAAAATGAAAAAAATCCTATTGTTGTAATTAAGTGGAAAGAAATATACCAGGATGCAGAAACAGTTCTTGATATCTGTGAAGATGTTGTTAATGTAGTGGAATCTATTCTTGTAAAACAGGTTTAA
- a CDS encoding S1 RNA-binding domain-containing protein, with amino-acid sequence MEELAMDKMPEFQELKPGQIIKSKVIAVYDGKVVVNLGLKNDGFIEASDFQTIPSVGSDIDVYISRLDARDGSPVISYTKAKEILVWKELEENFKSGKVMEGKITKKIKGGFEINIGVPVFMPSSQIAKKYSKKTDGDVIEVKIVEFDKKQRNVVVSNRIVEKEKNEIKKQEIFSTLKEGDIIKGKITTIADFGIFVDIGGIDGLVHINDVSYKRVENLANIYKVGDMLEVKVLKFEPKENKIALGLKQLQKNPWDDVEKKYKPGLKVKGKIMTLTPFGAFVMLEDGVDGLIHVSDISWTERIAHPKDVFEEGQEIEAIVLDSNAQKKKISLSYKSVFENPYDKFKVGDVVSGHVIKLMDFGCIVQIELEVQDNPACGKTGVHGFVHVSEISKTRIDKPSDVLAVGEDVTGKVVKNDKLKKRIEISIKQYDQEQEEEGIKGFLNSQETKIKFADLIEDNE; translated from the coding sequence ATGGAAGAATTAGCGATGGACAAAATGCCTGAATTTCAGGAATTGAAACCGGGCCAGATTATTAAATCAAAGGTAATTGCCGTTTATGACGGTAAAGTAGTTGTCAATTTGGGGTTAAAAAACGACGGTTTTATAGAAGCAAGTGATTTTCAGACAATACCTTCTGTCGGTTCTGATATCGATGTTTATATAAGCAGGTTAGATGCACGCGACGGGTCCCCGGTCATCTCGTATACTAAAGCAAAAGAAATCTTGGTGTGGAAAGAACTTGAGGAAAATTTTAAATCCGGCAAAGTGATGGAAGGCAAAATAACTAAAAAAATTAAAGGCGGTTTCGAAATTAATATAGGTGTACCTGTTTTTATGCCGAGTTCGCAGATAGCTAAGAAATATTCTAAAAAAACCGATGGTGATGTTATAGAAGTAAAAATAGTTGAATTCGACAAAAAACAGAGAAATGTTGTTGTATCAAACAGGATAGTTGAAAAAGAAAAAAATGAAATTAAGAAGCAGGAAATATTTTCTACTTTAAAAGAAGGGGATATTATAAAGGGTAAAATTACAACTATTGCTGATTTTGGTATTTTTGTGGATATAGGCGGCATTGACGGGCTGGTTCATATAAATGATGTTTCTTATAAACGGGTGGAAAATCTCGCAAATATTTATAAGGTTGGAGATATGCTGGAAGTAAAAGTTTTAAAATTTGAGCCGAAAGAAAATAAAATTGCACTTGGATTGAAACAACTTCAAAAAAATCCGTGGGACGATGTGGAAAAGAAATATAAGCCGGGATTGAAAGTTAAAGGAAAAATAATGACTCTTACACCTTTCGGCGCTTTTGTAATGTTGGAGGACGGTGTTGACGGTTTAATTCACGTATCTGACATTTCATGGACGGAACGGATAGCTCACCCAAAAGATGTTTTTGAAGAAGGACAGGAAATAGAAGCGATTGTTTTAGATTCTAATGCACAGAAGAAAAAAATATCATTAAGTTATAAATCTGTTTTCGAAAACCCTTATGATAAATTTAAGGTTGGTGATGTGGTTTCCGGGCATGTAATAAAATTAATGGATTTTGGCTGTATTGTTCAGATAGAGCTGGAAGTTCAGGATAATCCTGCATGCGGGAAAACCGGGGTTCATGGTTTTGTCCATGTTTCCGAAATTTCTAAAACAAGAATAGATAAACCGTCAGATGTCCTTGCAGTCGGTGAAGATGTCACCGGCAAAGTAGTAAAAAATGATAAGTTGAAAAAAAGGATTGAAATATCAATTAAGCAATATGACCAGGAACAGGAGGAAGAAGGAATAAAAGGTTTTCTCAATTCACAGGAAACAAAAATAAAATTTGCAGATTTAATAGAAGACAATGAATGA
- a CDS encoding lysophospholipid acyltransferase family protein, translated as MIYWLGWFISKVIFEIIYLREVTGLENLPGSGSYILAANHQSYADPPLVGSCIRKPIHYIAKKELFNIPVFGWCIKKMNAFPVDRGNTDIGALKNALKILGNGDSLLVFPEGTRYKPGKIRKLKNGAAMLAVASNSPVIPVAVMNSDKLPSFSKLKVKFGIPMRFDSSEAYSSITERIMSEIEKLKEIEAE; from the coding sequence ATGATATATTGGTTGGGTTGGTTTATTTCAAAGGTAATTTTTGAAATAATTTATCTAAGGGAAGTAACCGGGTTGGAAAATTTGCCTGGGTCGGGTTCGTATATTTTGGCTGCAAACCACCAGAGTTACGCTGATCCCCCGCTTGTCGGTAGTTGTATCAGGAAACCTATACACTACATTGCAAAAAAAGAACTTTTTAATATTCCAGTTTTTGGCTGGTGTATCAAAAAAATGAATGCCTTTCCGGTTGACAGGGGTAATACTGATATAGGGGCGTTAAAGAATGCGCTTAAAATATTGGGCAACGGGGATTCGCTCCTGGTTTTCCCGGAAGGGACGAGATATAAGCCTGGGAAAATAAGAAAATTAAAAAATGGCGCAGCCATGTTAGCTGTTGCTTCAAATTCACCGGTTATTCCGGTTGCTGTAATGAATTCCGACAAGCTTCCAAGTTTCAGTAAATTAAAAGTAAAATTTGGAATTCCAATGAGATTTGATTCATCCGAAGCTTATAGTTCAATTACAGAAAGAATTATGTCAGAAATAGAGAAATTAAAAGAAATAGAAGCAGAATAA
- a CDS encoding prephenate dehydrogenase: MTIAIIGVGLIGGSIGLAVKNSKLKIENIIGIGRNIDRLKLAKKLGAVDEVTTDIKNGVKNADIIFICLPVRLIADTVIKIIPFCKKGAIITDVGSVKAPIVEEVEKFLSQSRYPAIPLSHNSAPVFIGGHPIAGSEKTSVKYASNKLFKNAVVVLTSTKKSNKKALNIIKGIWKAMKAKVEIISAERHDEISSLTSHLPHVLAFSLINIIDDFRFTGGGLKDTTRIASSDPGIWADIIFNNRSNVIKAVKKYVNELSKIENAKSKKELYDIFKKAKVKRDKVW; the protein is encoded by the coding sequence ATGACAATAGCGATAATCGGTGTCGGGCTTATAGGCGGTTCCATAGGGTTGGCGGTTAAAAATTCAAAATTAAAGATTGAAAATATTATTGGTATTGGCAGGAATATTGACAGGTTAAAACTTGCTAAAAAACTCGGAGCAGTTGACGAAGTTACAACCGATATAAAGAACGGTGTTAAAAATGCCGATATAATATTTATTTGTCTTCCAGTCAGACTTATTGCAGATACAGTCATAAAAATTATACCTTTCTGCAAAAAAGGCGCAATAATCACAGACGTAGGCAGTGTAAAAGCCCCGATAGTAGAAGAAGTTGAGAAATTTTTATCTCAATCCCGCTATCCCGCTATCCCGCTATCCCACAATTCCGCTCCCGTCTTTATCGGCGGTCATCCAATAGCAGGTTCTGAAAAAACATCCGTCAAATATGCTTCTAATAAACTTTTTAAAAATGCTGTTGTTGTTCTGACTTCTACTAAAAAGTCTAATAAGAAGGCATTAAATATTATAAAAGGAATATGGAAAGCGATGAAAGCAAAAGTAGAGATTATATCAGCTGAGCGACATGACGAAATAAGCTCTTTGACAAGTCACCTGCCGCACGTTTTGGCGTTTTCATTAATAAATATAATTGATGATTTTAGATTTACGGGCGGTGGTTTGAAGGATACTACAAGAATTGCATCTTCTGATCCCGGAATCTGGGCTGATATAATTTTCAATAACCGGTCAAATGTTATAAAAGCGGTAAAAAAATATGTAAATGAATTATCAAAAATTGAAAATGCAAAGTCAAAAAAGGAGCTTTACGATATTTTCAAAAAGGCAAAAGTTAAAAGAGATAAAGTATGGTAA
- the cmk gene encoding (d)CMP kinase, with translation MKKKPIVTIDGPAGAGKSTIARIIAGELNFLYIDSGAMYRAVTWKVLNCKINLNDNEKIVQLAKKMNIKLIQSGEKLRVTVDDKDVTGKIRTTNVTKNVNTIAAIQGVREVLRRKQRELGKKGGVVMEGRDIGTDVFPEAEKKFYLDAKPGERALRRWRELRTSGKKVSLKSIYEAIKKRDYNDEHREINPLRKAKDAIVIDSSNMMAQQVAEKILNEIKLASKFS, from the coding sequence GTGAAAAAAAAACCAATTGTAACAATAGATGGTCCTGCAGGGGCCGGGAAATCGACAATAGCAAGGATTATTGCCGGGGAATTAAATTTTCTTTATATTGACAGTGGCGCTATGTATCGTGCTGTTACGTGGAAAGTACTTAATTGTAAAATTAATTTAAATGATAACGAAAAAATAGTTCAACTTGCTAAAAAAATGAATATTAAGCTTATTCAATCGGGTGAAAAGTTGAGAGTAACGGTTGATGATAAAGATGTAACTGGAAAAATTAGAACGACAAATGTTACAAAAAATGTAAATACTATAGCGGCAATCCAGGGCGTAAGAGAGGTTTTAAGAAGAAAACAAAGAGAATTAGGTAAAAAAGGCGGAGTTGTTATGGAAGGCAGGGATATAGGAACGGATGTTTTTCCCGAGGCAGAGAAAAAGTTTTATCTTGATGCAAAACCCGGCGAACGCGCGTTAAGAAGATGGAGAGAACTAAGGACAAGCGGTAAAAAGGTTTCTTTGAAAAGCATATATGAAGCGATTAAAAAAAGAGATTATAATGATGAACACAGGGAAATAAACCCTTTAAGAAAAGCAAAAGACGCAATAGTAATTGATTCGTCAAATATGATGGCTCAGCAAGTTGCTGAAAAAATACTAAATGAAATAAAACTCGCAAGTAAATTTTCTTGA
- a CDS encoding 4-hydroxy-3-methylbut-2-enyl diphosphate reductase codes for MKIIVAKNSGFCFGVRRAIELASNFSKKTGDVYTLGPIIHNSQVVKKLEESGIGVIRNLKEIKKGSNIIIRAHGIPRKTLEELKRKKVGILDATCPYVKRSKKHIEELAKEGYRIVIIGNPYHPEIKYIVSYAPKDSVILKTISDVRKMKYFKKLGIITQTTQSLENFVEITSGLLKYSDEFKIFNTICPDAINRQNETVKLAGKSDVMIVIGGKNSANTKRLFAISKKIQPDTYHIETTGELRDSWLRKANIVGVVAGASTPDWIIKEFIDAVKNKRKKYSIY; via the coding sequence ATGAAGATAATAGTTGCTAAAAATTCAGGGTTTTGTTTTGGTGTTCGGCGTGCGATAGAGCTTGCTTCTAATTTTTCAAAAAAAACCGGCGATGTATATACATTAGGTCCTATAATTCATAATTCTCAGGTTGTAAAAAAACTTGAGGAAAGCGGGATAGGGGTAATTAGAAATTTAAAAGAAATTAAAAAAGGAAGCAATATTATTATTCGTGCCCATGGAATTCCAAGAAAAACACTGGAAGAGCTAAAAAGAAAAAAAGTAGGAATTCTGGATGCGACGTGTCCGTATGTTAAGAGGTCAAAAAAACATATTGAAGAACTTGCAAAAGAAGGATATCGCATCGTTATTATAGGGAATCCGTATCATCCGGAAATAAAATACATTGTTTCGTATGCTCCAAAAGACAGTGTTATCTTGAAAACAATAAGTGATGTCAGGAAAATGAAATATTTCAAAAAACTTGGTATCATAACTCAAACAACGCAATCATTAGAAAATTTTGTTGAAATTACATCAGGACTTTTGAAATATTCGGATGAGTTCAAAATATTTAACACGATATGTCCTGATGCGATTAACAGGCAGAATGAGACGGTAAAACTTGCCGGAAAATCAGACGTAATGATAGTTATCGGCGGTAAAAATTCTGCAAATACAAAACGCTTATTTGCAATTTCAAAAAAGATTCAACCGGATACGTATCATATAGAAACAACGGGCGAGCTAAGAGACAGCTGGTTGAGAAAAGCAAATATTGTTGGTGTCGTTGCGGGTGCGTCGACTCCGGACTGGATAATTAAAGAATTTATTGACGCAGTTAAAAATAAAAGAAAAAAATATTCTATTTATTGA
- the aroA gene encoding 3-phosphoshikimate 1-carboxyvinyltransferase, whose protein sequence is MVKIAGEIEVASDKSISHRALMISAVSKGETRIKNFLKAEDCISTMNCLKKLGVSISEENDEIIVKGSGLKLDKPLKILDAGNSGTTVRLLSGILAGQSFTTKITGDESLSKRPMRRIIEPLEKMGAKIKSSDGCLPIEIEGTSLNPVEYESRLSSAQVKSCVLLAGLYADGITSFTEPEKSRDHTERMLKNFGAKVIVKNNTVSVKGPAKLCSSDIYVPGDISSAAFFIAAAAIIKNSKLRIKNVGVNPTRTGVIDVLKRMGAKISIENKRKIAGEPVADIVIKSTDLKSTEIGREEIPLLIDEIPIIAVAATQSEGTTRITDARELRVKETDRLKAMSSELKKMGADIEEYEDGLVIKGPTKLKGAKVDSYKDHRIAMSLAIASLVADGDTEIKDKECVNISFPEFWNILKNITK, encoded by the coding sequence ATGGTAAAAATAGCCGGAGAAATAGAAGTTGCTTCCGATAAATCTATATCCCACAGAGCGTTAATGATTTCTGCTGTTTCAAAAGGGGAAACCCGTATAAAGAACTTTCTCAAAGCAGAAGACTGTATTTCGACAATGAACTGCTTGAAAAAACTTGGGGTATCTATTTCGGAAGAGAACGACGAAATTATTGTAAAAGGAAGCGGTTTGAAGCTGGATAAACCGTTGAAGATTTTAGATGCAGGTAATTCAGGAACGACAGTACGGCTCCTTTCGGGAATACTTGCAGGTCAAAGTTTTACAACTAAAATTACCGGGGATGAGTCGCTTTCTAAAAGACCTATGAGAAGAATCATTGAGCCGCTTGAAAAAATGGGTGCAAAAATAAAATCAAGCGACGGCTGCTTACCGATAGAGATTGAAGGTACGAGCCTGAACCCGGTAGAATATGAATCAAGACTTTCATCGGCGCAAGTGAAATCTTGTGTTTTACTGGCTGGACTTTATGCTGATGGAATTACAAGTTTTACCGAACCGGAGAAATCCCGTGACCATACTGAAAGAATGCTGAAAAATTTCGGAGCAAAAGTTATTGTAAAAAATAATACCGTTTCAGTAAAGGGTCCCGCAAAACTTTGTTCATCCGATATTTATGTTCCCGGTGATATTTCTTCAGCGGCATTTTTTATAGCGGCAGCGGCAATAATTAAGAATTCGAAATTAAGAATAAAAAATGTAGGAGTGAACCCGACCAGGACAGGCGTTATCGATGTTCTAAAGAGGATGGGTGCAAAGATTTCAATTGAAAATAAAAGAAAAATTGCCGGTGAACCGGTTGCTGATATAGTTATAAAATCGACAGATCTGAAATCGACGGAAATAGGAAGAGAAGAGATACCCTTATTAATTGACGAGATACCGATTATTGCAGTTGCCGCAACACAGTCGGAAGGGACCACAAGAATTACGGATGCAAGGGAATTGCGGGTAAAAGAAACTGATCGTTTAAAAGCGATGTCATCAGAACTAAAAAAAATGGGTGCGGATATAGAGGAATACGAAGACGGTTTGGTAATAAAAGGTCCTACAAAATTGAAAGGTGCAAAAGTTGATTCATACAAAGACCACAGGATTGCTATGTCACTGGCAATTGCTTCGCTTGTTGCCGATGGTGACACGGAAATAAAAGATAAAGAGTGTGTGAATATTTCATTCCCGGAGTTTTGGAACATTTTAAAAAATATTACAAAGTGA
- a CDS encoding tetratricopeptide repeat protein, giving the protein MKMKKVLSYFLYVLIILILAVYLSRVYSNRNDEFIKSTAQYLPAEKLNKIILTTRTKIEENPEDIFSYIENGIANYQKGKEFYSEAINQLQKAQKLGAVDIRVPFYLGIMYDELSLTDKAFSCYEKFLRNRSKDVYIRMRYGNLYFRLNRYDSASEQYEIAAALEPKNQIAIINLALTYKARDMYDESIEKFKLASSLKAPLSPEILMKIAELYFVKKDFTNAGIYYKKVLEKKPDSAAALLELGETYLGLNQKEEAKKCFQKVILVDAGNIKAKKYLSK; this is encoded by the coding sequence ATGAAAATGAAAAAAGTCCTTTCATATTTTTTATATGTTTTAATTATTCTAATTTTGGCTGTTTATCTGTCCCGTGTTTACTCTAATAGAAATGACGAATTTATAAAAAGTACTGCACAATATTTACCTGCTGAAAAACTCAACAAGATAATTTTAACTACCCGCACTAAAATCGAAGAAAATCCCGAAGATATATTTTCTTATATTGAAAATGGAATTGCCAATTACCAGAAGGGAAAGGAGTTCTACTCTGAAGCAATCAATCAACTTCAAAAAGCACAGAAATTAGGTGCGGTAGACATAAGGGTTCCATTTTATTTAGGTATAATGTATGATGAATTAAGCTTAACAGATAAAGCGTTTAGTTGTTATGAAAAATTTTTAAGAAACAGGTCTAAAGATGTTTATATACGCATGCGTTACGGGAATCTTTACTTTCGTTTGAATAGATATGATTCAGCGTCGGAACAATATGAGATTGCAGCCGCCTTGGAACCTAAGAATCAAATAGCAATAATAAATCTCGCTTTGACTTATAAGGCAAGAGACATGTATGACGAATCTATTGAAAAATTCAAATTAGCTTCATCATTAAAGGCACCTTTATCACCTGAAATATTAATGAAAATTGCAGAATTATATTTTGTAAAAAAAGATTTTACTAATGCCGGGATATACTATAAAAAAGTACTTGAAAAAAAACCGGATTCAGCCGCAGCTTTATTGGAATTGGGAGAAACTTACTTGGGATTAAATCAAAAAGAAGAAGCTAAGAAATGTTTTCAAAAAGTTATTTTAGTAGATGCGGGTAATATAAAAGCAAAAAAATACCTTTCTAAATAA